The following proteins are encoded in a genomic region of Vicugna pacos chromosome 16, VicPac4, whole genome shotgun sequence:
- the GRB7 gene encoding growth factor receptor-bound protein 7 isoform X2, protein MELGLSPPHLSSSPEDLYLAPGTPPGTPPPPDVPLSGEVKRSQPLPIPTGRKPLREEELRSTSLPSIPNPFPELCSPPSQTPILGGPSCARGLLPRDTSCPHVIKVYSEDGACRSVEVAAGATARYVCDMLVQRSHSLSDENWGLVECHPHLALERGLEDHESVVEVQAAWPIGGDSRFVFRKNFAKYELFKSTPHSLFPEKMVSSCLDTHMGISHEDLIQNFLNAGSFPEIQGFLQLRGSGRKLWKRFFCFLRRSGLYYSTKGTSKDPRHLQYVADVNESNVYVVTQGRKLYGMPTDFGFCIKPNKLRNGHKGLRVFCSEDEQSRTCWLAAFRLFKYGVQLYKNYQQAQCRHLRPPCVGSPPLRSVSDNTLVAMDFSGHAGRVIENPREALSAALEEAQAWRKKTNHRLSLPTPSSGTSLSAAIHRTQPWFHGRISREESQRLIRQQGLVDGLFLVRESQRNPQGFVLSLCHMQKVKHYLILPSEEEGRLYFSMDEGQTRFTDLLQLVEFHQLNRGILPCLLRHCCTRVAL, encoded by the exons ATGGAGCTGGGTCTGTCTCCACCTCATCTCAGCAGCTCCCCGGAAGACCTGTACCTGGCCCCTGGGACCCCTCCTGGGACTCCCCCGCCTCCCGATGTCCCCCTGTCTGGGGAGGTGAAAAGGTCCCAGCCTCTGCCCATTCCGACCGGCAG gaaaccTCTTCGTGAGGAGGAGCTGCGGTCAACCTCCCTACCCTCCATCCCCAACCCCTTTCCTGAGCTCTGCAGTCCTCCTTCACAGACCCCCATTCTTGGGGGGCCCTCCTGTGCAAGGGGGCTGCTCCCTAGAGACACCAGCTGTCCTCAC GTCATAAAGGTGTACAGCGAAGATGGGGCATGCCGGTCAGTGGAGGTGGCGGCAGGAGCCACGGCTCGCTACGTGTGCGATATGCTGGTGCAGCGATCTCACTCCCTGAGTGATGAGAACTGGGGGCTGGTGGAGTGCCACCCCCATCTAGCACTGG AGCGGGGCTTGGAGGACCATGAGTCGGTGGTGGAGGTGCAGGCTGCCTGGCCCATTGGAGGAGACAGCCGCTTCGTCTTCCGGAAAAACTTCGCCAAGTACGAGCTATTCAAGAGCACCCCG CACTCCCTGTTCCCAGAAAAGATGGTCTCCAGCTGTCTGGACACACACATGGGCATATCCCACGAAGACCTCATCCAG AACTTCCTGAATGCAGGCAGCTTCCCAGAGATCCAGGGCTTCCTGCAGCTGCGGGGATCAGGACGCAAGCTTTGGAAACGTTTCTTCTGCTTCCTCCGCCGATCTGGCCTGTATTACTCCACCAAGGGCACCTCCAAG GACCCGCGGCACCTGCAGTATGTAGCAGATGTGAACGAATCCAACGTGTATGTGGTGACTCAGGGCCGCAAGCTCTATGGGATGCCCACGGACTTTGGCTTCTGCATCAAG CCAAATAAGCTTCGAAATGGCCACAAGGGGCTTCGCGTCTTCTGCAGTGAGGATGAGCAGAGCCGCACCTGCTGGTTGGCTGCCTTCCGCCTCTTCAAG TACGGGGTGCAGCTGTATAAGAATTATCAGCAGGCACAGTGCCGCCACCTGCGCCCACCCTGCGTGGGCTCCCCGCCCTTG AGGAGCGTCTCAGACAACACCCTGGTGGCCATGGACTTCTCCGGCCACGCCGGGCGTGTCATCGAGAACCCCCGGGAGGCTCTGAGCGCAGCCCTGGAGGAGGCCCAGGCCTGGAGG AAGAAGACGAACCACCGTCTCAGCCTGCCCACCCCAAGCTCAGGCACGAGCCTCAGTGCAG ccatCCACCGCACCCAACCCTGGTTTCATGGACGCATTTCCCGAGAGGAGAGCCAGCGGCTCATCAGGCAGCAGGGCCTGGTAGACGG CCTCTTCCTGGTCCGAGAGAGTCAGCGGAACCCACAGGGCTTTGTCCTCTCTTTGTGCCACATGCAGAAAGTCAAACATTACCTCATCCTGCCG AGCGAGGAGGAGGGTCGCCTTTACTTCAGCATGGACGAGGGCCAGACCCGCTTCACCGACCTGCTGCAGCTCGTGGAATTCCACCAGCTGAACCGCGGCATCCTGCCGTGCCTGCTGCGCCACTGCTGCACCCGCGTGGCCCTCTGA
- the GRB7 gene encoding growth factor receptor-bound protein 7 isoform X1 encodes MELGLSPPHLSSSPEDLYLAPGTPPGTPPPPDVPLSGEVKRSQPLPIPTGRKPLREEELRSTSLPSIPNPFPELCSPPSQTPILGGPSCARGLLPRDTSCPHVIKVYSEDGACRSVEVAAGATARYVCDMLVQRSHSLSDENWGLVECHPHLALERGLEDHESVVEVQAAWPIGGDSRFVFRKNFAKYELFKSTPHSLFPEKMVSSCLDTHMGISHEDLIQNFLNAGSFPEIQGFLQLRGSGRKLWKRFFCFLRRSGLYYSTKGTSKDPRHLQYVADVNESNVYVVTQGRKLYGMPTDFGFCIKPHRGGRWKTTSAPKADMRPASFLSSQPNKLRNGHKGLRVFCSEDEQSRTCWLAAFRLFKYGVQLYKNYQQAQCRHLRPPCVGSPPLRSVSDNTLVAMDFSGHAGRVIENPREALSAALEEAQAWRKKTNHRLSLPTPSSGTSLSAAIHRTQPWFHGRISREESQRLIRQQGLVDGLFLVRESQRNPQGFVLSLCHMQKVKHYLILPSEEEGRLYFSMDEGQTRFTDLLQLVEFHQLNRGILPCLLRHCCTRVAL; translated from the exons ATGGAGCTGGGTCTGTCTCCACCTCATCTCAGCAGCTCCCCGGAAGACCTGTACCTGGCCCCTGGGACCCCTCCTGGGACTCCCCCGCCTCCCGATGTCCCCCTGTCTGGGGAGGTGAAAAGGTCCCAGCCTCTGCCCATTCCGACCGGCAG gaaaccTCTTCGTGAGGAGGAGCTGCGGTCAACCTCCCTACCCTCCATCCCCAACCCCTTTCCTGAGCTCTGCAGTCCTCCTTCACAGACCCCCATTCTTGGGGGGCCCTCCTGTGCAAGGGGGCTGCTCCCTAGAGACACCAGCTGTCCTCAC GTCATAAAGGTGTACAGCGAAGATGGGGCATGCCGGTCAGTGGAGGTGGCGGCAGGAGCCACGGCTCGCTACGTGTGCGATATGCTGGTGCAGCGATCTCACTCCCTGAGTGATGAGAACTGGGGGCTGGTGGAGTGCCACCCCCATCTAGCACTGG AGCGGGGCTTGGAGGACCATGAGTCGGTGGTGGAGGTGCAGGCTGCCTGGCCCATTGGAGGAGACAGCCGCTTCGTCTTCCGGAAAAACTTCGCCAAGTACGAGCTATTCAAGAGCACCCCG CACTCCCTGTTCCCAGAAAAGATGGTCTCCAGCTGTCTGGACACACACATGGGCATATCCCACGAAGACCTCATCCAG AACTTCCTGAATGCAGGCAGCTTCCCAGAGATCCAGGGCTTCCTGCAGCTGCGGGGATCAGGACGCAAGCTTTGGAAACGTTTCTTCTGCTTCCTCCGCCGATCTGGCCTGTATTACTCCACCAAGGGCACCTCCAAG GACCCGCGGCACCTGCAGTATGTAGCAGATGTGAACGAATCCAACGTGTATGTGGTGACTCAGGGCCGCAAGCTCTATGGGATGCCCACGGACTTTGGCTTCTGCATCAAG ccccacaGAGGCGGGAGATGGAAGACAACATCTGCTCCTAAGGCAGATATGAGACCAGCCAGTTTCCTCTCCTCACAGCCAAATAAGCTTCGAAATGGCCACAAGGGGCTTCGCGTCTTCTGCAGTGAGGATGAGCAGAGCCGCACCTGCTGGTTGGCTGCCTTCCGCCTCTTCAAG TACGGGGTGCAGCTGTATAAGAATTATCAGCAGGCACAGTGCCGCCACCTGCGCCCACCCTGCGTGGGCTCCCCGCCCTTG AGGAGCGTCTCAGACAACACCCTGGTGGCCATGGACTTCTCCGGCCACGCCGGGCGTGTCATCGAGAACCCCCGGGAGGCTCTGAGCGCAGCCCTGGAGGAGGCCCAGGCCTGGAGG AAGAAGACGAACCACCGTCTCAGCCTGCCCACCCCAAGCTCAGGCACGAGCCTCAGTGCAG ccatCCACCGCACCCAACCCTGGTTTCATGGACGCATTTCCCGAGAGGAGAGCCAGCGGCTCATCAGGCAGCAGGGCCTGGTAGACGG CCTCTTCCTGGTCCGAGAGAGTCAGCGGAACCCACAGGGCTTTGTCCTCTCTTTGTGCCACATGCAGAAAGTCAAACATTACCTCATCCTGCCG AGCGAGGAGGAGGGTCGCCTTTACTTCAGCATGGACGAGGGCCAGACCCGCTTCACCGACCTGCTGCAGCTCGTGGAATTCCACCAGCTGAACCGCGGCATCCTGCCGTGCCTGCTGCGCCACTGCTGCACCCGCGTGGCCCTCTGA
- the MIEN1 gene encoding migration and invasion enhancer 1, with protein sequence MSGETGPTSVAPPPGEIEPGSGVRIVVEYCEPCGFEATYLELASAVKEQYPGIEIESRLGGTGAFEIEINGQLVFSKLENGGFPYEKDLIEAIRRASNGEPLEKITNSRPPCVIL encoded by the exons ATGAGTGGGGAGACCGGACCGACGTCCGTAGCGCCCCCTCCTGGGGAGATCGAACCGGGCAGTGGGGTCCGCATCGTTGTTGAGTACTG TGAACCCTGCGGCTTCGAGGCGACCTACCTGGAGCTGGCGAGTGCCGTGAAGGAGCAGTATCCTGGCATTGAGATCGAGTCGCGCCTAGGGGGCACAG GGGCCTTTGAGATCGAGATCAATGGACAACTGGTGTTCTCTAAGCTGGAGAATGGAGGCTTTCCTTATGAGAAAGAT CTCATTGAGGCCATCCGAAGAGCCAGTAACGGAGAACCCCTAGAAAAGATCACCAATAGCCGCCCTCCCTGCGTCATCCTGTGA